A stretch of DNA from Candidatus Binatia bacterium:
GTACGAACCGGTTCACCAGCGGCGTTTTCACAGCATCGTGGCGAATCCGCCTTTTGTATGCTCTCCGTACACCGGCGGGCCGCGGTATCACAGCGGCGGTCCGCTCGGCGACGAGATCTTGCGGCCCATCGTTGCCGGCTTCGCCACATACCTGCATCGCGGCGGCACGGCGGTAACGATCAGTCACGTCGGCCTGCGCGCGGGAGAGTCGCTCAGCGATCGGGCGCGCACGTGGCTCGGGAACTTCGATGGCCGCGCTTTGGTGGTCGAGTTCGAGCGTGCCGATATCGTTCGGTTCGCTGCCGCCCAGGCGGGTTTTGCTCTGGCCGAGGGTCTCGCCAGTTACAAACGAGAACTGCACCGGTGGTTGCGCTTTTTGCGCCGCCACTGGGTGCACGAAGTCGCCGCGATTTTCCTTGCCGCCGAGCGTTCCGGGAAACCGCAGCTCGAGGTCGTCAGCGCGAAGCCCGTGGTGGTTCCTGTGCCGCTCAACAAGTCGGCGGCGCAGGTCGTGAAAGAGTGGTGGCCGTGCTGATCCTGGGGCACGAGGCGCCTCGTGCCTGCTGTTGACTCGCCGCGGGCAGCCGTTACGTAGTGCGTCGCTCGAGCGGTCCCGGGTCAAGGTGGTGCAGCTCCCTTGCGCGGACGCTCGAGGAGAGCGAGGCCATGCCAGAAGCGAAGAAGTTTCGTGTTTACGTCAGCAAGGACTATCTGAAATTCAACGCCGCGCATTTCATCGCCTACAAAGGTTTCCGCGAAGCGCTGCACGGGCACAACTACAGAATCTCGGTGGAAATCGAGGGCGACCTCGGCGAACAGGGCTACGTCTTGGACTTCAGCATCGTCAAAGACGTCGCTCGCCGCGTCTGCGATCGGCTCGACGAGCGCACGCTTCTTCCGGCAGAGAGCGACTGCCTCTCCATCGAAGCGCGCGGTGCGCAGATCGTCGTGCGCTTCGAGGAAGACGAATTCTCCTTCCCCGCCAAGGACGTTCTGTTGCTCCCGATCGTGCACACATCGGCCGAGGAGCTGGCGCGTTACCTCGCGGGGGAGATTCGCCGGGAGTTGGCGCGCGACGGAATAGTGGTCCACGGCACGATCGAGGTCGGGGTAGCGGAAACACCCGGGCAGATTGCTTACTATCGTGATCCATGAAACCAACCCGCGGCGCTGCGCGTTTCTCGTTCGTATGGTGGGCGACGCTGGCGGCTGCATTGACGGCCTGCAACGCACCGCTGCCGGAGCCGGATTCGCCCGGCGCCCGCCTTTACGCATCGCGCTGCAATACCTGCCACCGCCTGCACGCCCCGAGCGCGCTGACATTCGAAATGTGGAAGATGAAAGTTGCCTCGATGCAAGGAGAAATGGTGCGCCGCGGTTTGCCGCCGCTCACGCGCGAAGAACGCGACCTGCTTTTGGACTACCTCCGCCGCCACAGCCAAGGTGCAAAATCCGGCATCAGCGAGGTCAAAGGATGAGAGTCACGACTACCCAGGTGAACGTCGAGAAACTGGCCGTGGATCTCCTCGTCGTGCCCACGACGGCCGATTGGAAAGCTGGAACAGTGGCCGAGTTGGATAAGCACCTTCACGGGGCGCTGGTTCCGGAGGTGCGCCAACAAGGTTTCAAGGGCCAGGACAACGAACAAGCCATCTTTCAGACCCACGGGCACCTGCCCTACCGGCATATTTTGCTGGTCGGATTGGGGACCGGCGATTCGCCTTCCGTTTGGTATCGGGTTGCGCAAGTGGCCGCGAGTCGCGCCCAAGAGCTGCAGGCCACTCACGTTGGCTTCGTGCCACTTCCGGCGTACGCGGACGCGCCGACGCTCGAGAGGGTTGCCGAAGGTTGGATCTTGAGCCTGTATCGGTTCGACGAGCTCAAGAGCACGAACGGCCAGGCGGCCAAGACTACGCATCCGCGCCTCGTCGTCGTTGCCAAAGGCACTGCCGAGCTCAAGGCAGCGCTCCGCCGAGCGGAGCATCTCGCCCTCGCCGCCTGCTACGCCCGCGACCTTGTCAACCGACCCGCAGCGATCGTCACCCCAGCCTATCTCGCTCAGGAAGCCAAGCGGATCGCGCGAGAACACGATCTCAGTGGACGCGTCTTCGACGTCACGGCACTGCGCCGCGCACGCATGCAGTGCATTCTCGGGGTCGCGCAAGGGAGCGAACAGCCTCCGCGCTTCATCGAACTCGTTTACCGGCCCGCCAAGGCCAAGCGCGTGATCGCCCTGGCCGGTAAGGGCATCACGTTCGACAGCGGTGGGCTCAACCTCAAGACCGGCGACGGCATGACCACGATGAAGCGGGACATGGCGGGTGCGGCTGTGGTGCTGGCCGTCATGTCTGCGGTGCGCAGTCTGGATGTGAACGTCGAGGTGCGCGGCTACGTGGCTGCCGCGGAAAACATGCCCAGCGGCCGCGCGTTGCGTCCGGGCGACGTGCTCACGGCTCGGAACGGGAAAACCATCGAGGTGTTGAACACGGATGCCGAGGGCCGGCTCGTGCTCGCGGACGCACTGTCCTACGCGGCCGAAGGCAAACCCGATGTCCTCATTGACTTTGCGACACTGACCGGAGCGGTGCGAACGGCACTGGGCACACGCTACGCCGCTATCATGGGCACGAACCGCCAGCTCGTCGCCGACCTTATCGCTGCCGGGCAGGCTTCGGGGGAAAACTTGTGGGAACTTCCGCTCGTGGAGGAATACCGCAGCGAACTGCAAAGCAGTGTGGCCGACCTCAAAAACATTGGCGAGGGTGGCGCAGGCACAATTATCGGGGGACTGTTCCTGCGCGAGTTCACCGGCAACATCCCCTGGGCCCACATTGACTTCTCCAGTACCGCAAGCACCGACAAACCGTTCGCTTGCCATCCGCGGGGCGCAACTGGCTTCGGCGTACGCACGGTATTACGGTATTTGCTCGCGCAAGGGTCTTGATCTTGCGCCCGCCACGCAGGCCGCGCTCCAGCTCGAGCCATGCGCTGGGCAGCGAGCCCCGCTCTTGTTGGCTTCGGCGCGCGTAGGGTAAGGACATGCCCGGAGACGGAAAGCACGAGCGGAGCGAACCATGGGCGGGGACTATCGAGACAAGGTCGTACTGATTACGGGTGCGTCCTCCGGTATCGGGCGAGTAGCCGCCCGCATGTTTGCCGAGCGGGGCGCCAACGTGGTGGCGGTAGCGCGTCGCGAAGCCCTGCTTGCGGAACTCATCGAAGAGTGCCGCAAGCACGTGCCGGCATCGTTTTACCTCGCGGGTGACGTGAGCGACCGCAGCTTTGCCGAGGGAATTGTGTCCGCCACGGTCGAGCGTCTCGGGCGCCTCGATATTCTCATCAACAACGCTGCAATCTCCAAACACAAGCACATTTATCACACGCGCGCCGAAGAGGCGGAAACAGTGCTGCGGGTCAACTTTCTTTCGTGTGTGTGGACCACCTTTGCCGCCATCCCCGTCATGTTGCGGCAAGGGCGCGGCGCAATTGTCAACGTGTCTTCCTTTGCGGCCAAACTCACGCCGCCGCGCGAGTCGCTTTACGCTGCCTCGAAAGCGGCGATGAGTGCGTTCACCGAAGGCTTGTGGCACGACTTGGCCGGTTCGAATATCCACGTTGCCCTCGTGCACCCCGGTCCGATCGACACCGAGATTTGGCTCAAGGAAGACGAGCCACCGTCCTACAGCGGGAAAAAATACCCGCCCGAAATCGTGGTCGAAGCCATCTTCGAGTGTATCGAAAAACGGCGCTACGAGGTTACCGTGCCTCGGCGCCACCCGATGCTCGTCACCGCTCGATTGCTTCGCCTCGCATTGCCGGGAGTGTTGCGCTGGGGAATGCAGCGCACCGATCCCGTGCCGCCAGAAGTTCTCGATCGGGCTCGACAGCGGGCGCGGGCCGGCAAACGCTTGGGCGAGGTCGAGGAATCTTGAGCCAACTTGAGGGTCCCACCCAGCTCCCCTAAGGAACGGACGACATGGGCTCCGTATTCGGCCACTTGTTTCGCATCAGTACCTTTGGCGAGTCGCACGGCGGTGCCGTGGGTGTGGTCATTGACGGCTGCCCGCCGAAACTGCCGCTCAGCACCGAGGACATCCAGCGCGATCTCGATCGCCGCCGGCCGGGCCAAAGTCGTTTGACCACAGCGCGCCAGGAGCCCGACCGCGCGGAATTGCTCTCCGGTGTATTCGAAGGGCTCACGCTGGGTACGCCGATCGCTATTCTCGTGCGGAATACAGACGCACGCCCTTCGGCTTACGAGAGTTTCCGGGACCTCTATCGGCCCTCGCACGCCGACTACACCTACGAGGCCAAGTACGGCATCCGCAACTGGCAAGGCGGCGGGCGTGCTTCCGCGCGCGAAACGGTCGGCCGAGTTGCTGCGGGCGCGGTGGCACGAAAACTCTTGCGCGAGCTTGCCGGAGTGGAGGTGCTGGCCTGGGTACACAGCGTGCACACCATCGAAGCAAGCGTGGACCTGACACACGTGACGCTGGAACTAGTGGAGTCGAACCCCGTGCGTTGCCCCGACAGCGAAGCCGCCGCGAAAATGGCGGAACGAATCGAGGCCGCGAGGCGCGAAGGCAACTCGCTCGGTGGCATCGTCCAGTGCGTGTGCCGGAACGTACCCCCTGGACTGGGAGAGCCCGTGTTCGACCGGCTGGAAGCCGATCTCGCCAAGGCGATGCTCTCGCTCCCGGCCTCGAAAGGTTTCGAAATCGGTAGTGGCTTCGGGGGTACGCGCCTGACCGGAATCGAGCACAACGACCCGTTTGTCACCGACGCAACCGGTCGGGTGCGCACCGCAACCAACCGCTCTGGCGGCGTGCAGGGCGGGATCAGCAACGGCGAAGACATTTACTTTCGTGTCGCGTTCAAGCCCACCGCCACCATCGCACAGGAGCAAGACACCGTGGACCGCCAGGGCCGGCCTGCCAAGATCGTCGGCAAGGGACGGCACGATCCCTGCGTACTCCCCCGGGCCGTGCCGATGGTCGAAGCCATGGCCTGCCTAGTACTGGCCGACCACTACCTGCGGCAACGTGCCCTCGTGGGGCGCGTCGGCCCGTGATCGCGGCCGCACCCGCGGCACTCACAAAGCAGCTGCTCTTCCCGCCATGCCCCGGCGACCCCGGGGGGCTCCTCAGCGCCGCTGCTCTTCGCAAAACACACGGCGTCCGGCACGATCATGAAAGCGGCGCACTCCCGCTCGCTCGTGCGGCCCGACAAAAAGTACCGGCCGCTTCGGGTGGGGCCGTGTCTTCGAAGAGCCCCAACCGCCGGCCTGTGAAGTCGGGTTCGTCGATCGACTCCGTCGCTGCAAGCGGTCCAACGACTCAACACGGGCGAGCGACATCGCCGGCAGGGGCAACCGGCAACACTCCGCGCCAGGAACGGCCCGTCGCGCGCGCATAGCGGCGCAACCCTTCGGCCACCCGCTCGCAGGCAATGGCGACGATGGCGGCATCGTCGAGGCGGCCAATGTGCGGCAAGAAGTCCGGTAACAAGTCGAACTCGTTTCCGAAGTACAGTACGGCAGCCGCGGCGTGGGCGATCGTGGAGTACGGGATCTGATCGATCCGGCCAGCCAAGTGGTCGTGCAAGCAATCCAGTAACAACGTGAGTTGCCGCCGCAGCAAACCAAAGCGGCGGTCGAGAGTGGCGACACGTTCCCGCAGCTCGCGTTCATGCTCCATCAACGTGGCAACATCCGCCGGAGCGATCGTACAGGCGAGATCCGCAACGATGCGCTCGAGATCGGCGCGCTCGAACACCGGTTCTCCCTGCGCGTGCCGAGCCCGGATTGTCGTCTTCGAGCGAGTCTTTTTCGATACGCGCTTACGCGTCTGTGGCATACGTTATCCCCTTTCACGGACCACCTTCGGGTCGATCAACACTCCTGGGTTCAAAATACCGCTCGGGTCCAGGACACGCTTTGCAGCCGCGAGCACCTCCGCAAAACCATTCGGTCGCTCCCGGTCATACCACGGACGGTGATCGCGCCCAACCGCGTGATGGTGGGTAATCGTCCCCCCATGACACAAAATCGCTTCGGACGCGGCTGCTTTGATCGCATCCCACAACGCAAGCAAATCTCCGCCGCGCCCCGGCGCGATCACAGTGTAATACGGTGCTGGACCGTCTGGGTACGCATGCGTGAACCGACAGCTCACCTGTCCCCCGCCGCAGAGCTCGCGCAAAGCTCGCTCCACGCGTTCGACCACAGCCACGTGCAAGGCTTCGAAACGGTCCCACGTCACCGCAGTTTCAAATGTTTCACTCACCATTCCCATACCGACCAGAGCATCGCGCACATAGGGACCGCGCAAAAACGCCTGCCGCCAGGCGCCCGCCGCCCCCTCGCGCGTCACTCCCGGGTCTTCCCGCGTGCGCCCAGCGGATTCATCGTACACGCCCCCGTAATCGCGGCAGCACTCCAGCGCGCGCTGCATCCAAGGATCGAGCGGGTGATCGGCGGATTCGAACGCCAGCACCAAGATGGCTGAACTCCCGTCACCCGCGCCCGCGGTGAGCGCTTCCAACGGATCCAGCAGGCGCAGATTAGACGGGTACAGACCTGCTTGCGCAATCGCGCGCACAGCCTCAGCGCCGCGAAGAAAATCGGGAAACCTCACGGGAACCTGCGCTCGAAAGCGCGGCCGATCCTGCACACGCATCCACGCCTCGGTGATGATGCCCAAAATCCCTTCGGATCCAATCCACAATCGGTCGGGGTTTGGTCCCGCTCCCGAGCCCGGTAGCCGCCGCGTTTCTATCCAGCCGCTGGGCGTTATGATGCGCAGGGATTCGACAAATTCGTCGATGTGCGTGTACAAGGTCGCATAGTGCCCGCCCGAGCGGGTGGCAATCCATCCTCCGAGGGTGGAAAATTCGAACGACTGCGGAAAATGGCGCAACGTCAAGCCGTAAGGCCGAAGCTGTTCTTCCAGCGCGGGCCCGTACACTCCTGCCTGGATCCGTGCCGCTCGGGAGACACGGTCCACTTCCAAGACGCGACCCAAACAGCGCAGATCGATGGATACAGCGCCGCGGCAATGGCTCTCGCGAGGAGGTTCCACACCGCCAACCACGCTGGAGCCGCCTCCGTAGGGAATGGCGGCCAGCATTTCCCGGTCGCACCAAGCGAGCACAGCTTCGAGTTGTTCCTCGCTGCGCGGCAGCGCCACCACATCCACCGGGTTGTCGTACTGCCGCCGCCAGGCTCGCACGAGGTCACGGAAGGATTTCCCGTAACTATGCCCCAAGCGTTCGTGCGGGTCGGTGGTGCAACAGGATTCTAACGATACCGGCACTCGGACCCGCGGAGCCCGAAGCTCGATCTCTTCGAGCCGAGGGGGCGAGCCCACGCGCACATCTGGCAGTTGGAACCGTGCGGCCAGCAAGGCAGCCAACCGTTCTTGCTCCGAGCGGTCGAGCCCTTCGTCTTCCCATCCCCAACCCCAGAACTTACGACGGCGAGTGGTCATTGCCCCTCTCTCTACTGCGGAAGCGTTCGGCCGTTCAATGGGCTGGGCCGACTCCTTGTTCGCTCCTCCTGCGCCATCGTTGAGTGCCGCTGCGGGACCGCAGAATCCATGCCCACACGCAGACGCCCGCGCCCACCCGTTGCTTCAAAAGGGGATCCGTGGTCTCAACTTCAAGGGACTTCGCGATGCGCTACGATTTCACTCCCGAACAAGAAGCTTGGCGGCAAGAGGTTCGGGGGTTTTTGCGCGCACATCTCACAGATGCGTTGCTGGCGGAACTGCGCGAGTCGGGTAACGAAGGGCAAGGCCCCCTAGCGCGGCAGTTCATTCTCGCCTTGCGGGATCGTGGCTGGTGGGGCTTGGCTTGGCCTCCGGAGTACGGAGGTCTCGGACGTTCGGCCATCGAGCAGTGGATCTTCGTAGACGAGATGGAAAGTGCGGGTGCGCCCATGCTTCCTCTTACGGTGACCTCGGTCGCGCCAACGATCATGCGCGTGGGCACGGAAGAGCAAAAGAAGTATTGGCTGCCGAAAATTCAAAACGCTGAAGTGGAGTTTGCGCTGGGGTACTCCGAGCCCGAAGCGGGAACCGACCTGGCCGCGCTGCGCACGCGCGCTGTGCTCGACGGGGATCACTGGATCATCAACGGCCAAAAAATGTGGAACACGATGGCGCATATGGCGACACACAACTGGCTGGCCGTACGCACCGAGCCGGATGCCCCCAAGCACAAGGGAATCTCCATCATCATCGTGCCCATGGATGCCCCCGGAGTGAGCGTACAGCCGATTTACGTATGGCCTGGCTTGCGCACCAACGCGTTGTTTCTCGACAACGTGCGGGTGCCGCGAGATTACCTCATCGGCGAGCGCGGTATGGGGTTCTACTACGCCGCGATGGCGTTGAATTTCGAACGTTTGAGCATCGGCTCTGTCGGCATGGTCCGCCGGTATTTTCGTGAGCTCGTCGCTTTCGTGCGCGAACATTCCCTGGAGGGAAAACGCCTCTGTGAAATTCCTTGGATTCGGGAACGGATCGCGCGACTGGCCGTGGATATCGAAGCCGCACGGATGTTAGGCTTGGAAACAGCCTGGGCACTCGACCAAGGGCGAGTGCCTGCTGCTGAATCTTCGATGGCCAAGGTGTTCGTCAGCGAGTTGGCACAGCGGCTCGCCGACGCCGGCATCGAAATCCTCGGTCTGGCCGGGCAGCTCCATCCCGACGAGCCCGCAGCTCCGTTGCACGGCCGGTTGCAGTGGCTGTACCGCACCGCCCCTTTGCTCGCGTTCGGCGGTGGCACCAACGAAGTGCAGCGGAACATCATTGCCATGTTGGGGTACGGGCTGCCGCGCAAATAGTCGGAGGCGCTGGAACCATGGATTTAAATGCGACGGCCGAACAGCAAGCAATCGCCGAAAGCGTGCGCCGTTGGGCGCGGGAACAAGTTACGCCCGCTCAACTTCGTGAATGGGACAATTTACCCGCGGGAATTGACGAACGCACTTGGCAGCGCTGCGCGCACTTGGGATGGTTCGGTTTGGCCGTGCCCGCCGAGCAAGGCGGCGCCGGCCTTTCGCTGCTCGAGGTCGCGATGTGGTTCCAAGAGGCCGCGCGCGGACTGGTCCCGCTGCCCTTGATGCAAGCGGTGCGTGCTGCGCACGCGCTCGCTCTCTTATCGCCCGACGCGCCGGAGCTGAGCTCGGTCGCTTCCGGAGCAGCGGTCGTGAGTTTGGCAGCGCCGGAGCCCACGGCATCCGATCCTGAGCTGTGGCACGCTGCCATACAACAGGCTGGTGATCGTTGGGTTCTCAGCGGCGAAAAAATCCACGTGAGCAACGCGGGCTTGGCCCAGTACCACGTTGTCGGAGCGCACGGCGCGAGCGGCCTATCCTGGTGCCTGGTAGAGGCGAGTGCCGCCGAAATGCAGCCGCTGCGCACGTTCGATGGCGATCGGCAAGCGCACGTCGTGTATCGCGCGGTGCCCGTTCACCGCGTCCTGGTCTCGGGAAGCGAGGCACGCCGGCGATGGCGGCGGCTCTGCCAAGAACACTTGGCGTTGGCTTTGGTGGAAATGGTCGGGATCATGGACGCCGTGCTGGAGCGTACCGTGAGCTACGTCAAAGAACGGGAACAATTCGGCCAGAAGATCGGCGTGTTTCAAGCCGTGCAACACCAGGTGGCCGACATGGCCACGGCATATACGGCTGGCCGCCACCTCGCCTGGCAAGCTGTGGCCCGTTTGGCTGCGGGAACGTACCAAGGATGGGAACTCGACGTAGCGGCTGCCTTCGTACCGCAGGCATGCAAGCGGCTGACACTGGTCGCCCATCACCTCCACGGCGGAGCCGGTTACGTGGTCGAGCACCCGCTGCACTACTACTCCGAGCGCGCCGTCACGCTTTGTGTTCGATATGCGCTGGAACGTAACGCCCTGGAAGCCGTGGCGCAGCAATGGCTCGACGCCTAGGCGCCCGAGCGCCCTCAGAGTGCGGGACCCGGGGCCGACAAACCTAGGAGCAAGGCACACAGCCGCACACGGGCGCAAACGCGCACGCCACCGCTTGCCCGTTTACCACGTGCTCGCGCTGGAACTCGACACTCCCTCCGCCTTTGGAGAACGCCGTCAGGACAATGCCACGCCTCGCCGCACCAGCTCCTTGTCTACCCCCGGCCGACGCCTGCACCCCCGACGGAACGCCCGCAAGCAACAGCGACAACTGGCCAACCAAAATACGCCGGCTTGGAGGCATCGCTTCGCGGTGGCCACGGTCGCCCGCGCTGGTGGAGACAGAGCCACCGGGCGCTTCACAAGGTGGCGTTCCGGATTCGACATCCGATGGAATGAACCGCGTTGCGTCTTTACGGCCTGCGGCAGACGAGCCCGCGAACTCGGGCAAATCACCCGACTAACGCACCGGGAATTCCGCCGGATTCAATGCCGAGAGCTCCTCCCACACGCGCTGGCGCAGTTCCAACGCCAGCTCCAACCAGGGCGAGAAGCTTAGGAGCGTCCCTTCATCGCCTGGATGAATGAGCTTGGTGAACGCGGAAAGAACCCGCCGAA
This window harbors:
- a CDS encoding 6-pyruvoyl tetrahydrobiopterin synthase, with protein sequence MPEAKKFRVYVSKDYLKFNAAHFIAYKGFREALHGHNYRISVEIEGDLGEQGYVLDFSIVKDVARRVCDRLDERTLLPAESDCLSIEARGAQIVVRFEEDEFSFPAKDVLLLPIVHTSAEELARYLAGEIRRELARDGIVVHGTIEVGVAETPGQIAYYRDP
- the pepA gene encoding putative cytosol aminopeptidase, with protein sequence MRVTTTQVNVEKLAVDLLVVPTTADWKAGTVAELDKHLHGALVPEVRQQGFKGQDNEQAIFQTHGHLPYRHILLVGLGTGDSPSVWYRVAQVAASRAQELQATHVGFVPLPAYADAPTLERVAEGWILSLYRFDELKSTNGQAAKTTHPRLVVVAKGTAELKAALRRAEHLALAACYARDLVNRPAAIVTPAYLAQEAKRIAREHDLSGRVFDVTALRRARMQCILGVAQGSEQPPRFIELVYRPAKAKRVIALAGKGITFDSGGLNLKTGDGMTTMKRDMAGAAVVLAVMSAVRSLDVNVEVRGYVAAAENMPSGRALRPGDVLTARNGKTIEVLNTDAEGRLVLADALSYAAEGKPDVLIDFATLTGAVRTALGTRYAAIMGTNRQLVADLIAAGQASGENLWELPLVEEYRSELQSSVADLKNIGEGGAGTIIGGLFLREFTGNIPWAHIDFSSTASTDKPFACHPRGATGFGVRTVLRYLLAQGS
- a CDS encoding oxidoreductase produces the protein MGGDYRDKVVLITGASSGIGRVAARMFAERGANVVAVARREALLAELIEECRKHVPASFYLAGDVSDRSFAEGIVSATVERLGRLDILINNAAISKHKHIYHTRAEEAETVLRVNFLSCVWTTFAAIPVMLRQGRGAIVNVSSFAAKLTPPRESLYAASKAAMSAFTEGLWHDLAGSNIHVALVHPGPIDTEIWLKEDEPPSYSGKKYPPEIVVEAIFECIEKRRYEVTVPRRHPMLVTARLLRLALPGVLRWGMQRTDPVPPEVLDRARQRARAGKRLGEVEES
- the aroC gene encoding chorismate synthase; amino-acid sequence: MGSVFGHLFRISTFGESHGGAVGVVIDGCPPKLPLSTEDIQRDLDRRRPGQSRLTTARQEPDRAELLSGVFEGLTLGTPIAILVRNTDARPSAYESFRDLYRPSHADYTYEAKYGIRNWQGGGRASARETVGRVAAGAVARKLLRELAGVEVLAWVHSVHTIEASVDLTHVTLELVESNPVRCPDSEAAAKMAERIEAARREGNSLGGIVQCVCRNVPPGLGEPVFDRLEADLAKAMLSLPASKGFEIGSGFGGTRLTGIEHNDPFVTDATGRVRTATNRSGGVQGGISNGEDIYFRVAFKPTATIAQEQDTVDRQGRPAKIVGKGRHDPCVLPRAVPMVEAMACLVLADHYLRQRALVGRVGP
- the agpS gene encoding alkyldihydroxyacetonephosphate synthase, producing MTTRRRKFWGWGWEDEGLDRSEQERLAALLAARFQLPDVRVGSPPRLEEIELRAPRVRVPVSLESCCTTDPHERLGHSYGKSFRDLVRAWRRQYDNPVDVVALPRSEEQLEAVLAWCDREMLAAIPYGGGSSVVGGVEPPRESHCRGAVSIDLRCLGRVLEVDRVSRAARIQAGVYGPALEEQLRPYGLTLRHFPQSFEFSTLGGWIATRSGGHYATLYTHIDEFVESLRIITPSGWIETRRLPGSGAGPNPDRLWIGSEGILGIITEAWMRVQDRPRFRAQVPVRFPDFLRGAEAVRAIAQAGLYPSNLRLLDPLEALTAGAGDGSSAILVLAFESADHPLDPWMQRALECCRDYGGVYDESAGRTREDPGVTREGAAGAWRQAFLRGPYVRDALVGMGMVSETFETAVTWDRFEALHVAVVERVERALRELCGGGQVSCRFTHAYPDGPAPYYTVIAPGRGGDLLALWDAIKAAASEAILCHGGTITHHHAVGRDHRPWYDRERPNGFAEVLAAAKRVLDPSGILNPGVLIDPKVVRERG
- a CDS encoding acyl-CoA dehydrogenase, with the translated sequence MRYDFTPEQEAWRQEVRGFLRAHLTDALLAELRESGNEGQGPLARQFILALRDRGWWGLAWPPEYGGLGRSAIEQWIFVDEMESAGAPMLPLTVTSVAPTIMRVGTEEQKKYWLPKIQNAEVEFALGYSEPEAGTDLAALRTRAVLDGDHWIINGQKMWNTMAHMATHNWLAVRTEPDAPKHKGISIIIVPMDAPGVSVQPIYVWPGLRTNALFLDNVRVPRDYLIGERGMGFYYAAMALNFERLSIGSVGMVRRYFRELVAFVREHSLEGKRLCEIPWIRERIARLAVDIEAARMLGLETAWALDQGRVPAAESSMAKVFVSELAQRLADAGIEILGLAGQLHPDEPAAPLHGRLQWLYRTAPLLAFGGGTNEVQRNIIAMLGYGLPRK
- a CDS encoding acyl-CoA dehydrogenase, whose amino-acid sequence is MDLNATAEQQAIAESVRRWAREQVTPAQLREWDNLPAGIDERTWQRCAHLGWFGLAVPAEQGGAGLSLLEVAMWFQEAARGLVPLPLMQAVRAAHALALLSPDAPELSSVASGAAVVSLAAPEPTASDPELWHAAIQQAGDRWVLSGEKIHVSNAGLAQYHVVGAHGASGLSWCLVEASAAEMQPLRTFDGDRQAHVVYRAVPVHRVLVSGSEARRRWRRLCQEHLALALVEMVGIMDAVLERTVSYVKEREQFGQKIGVFQAVQHQVADMATAYTAGRHLAWQAVARLAAGTYQGWELDVAAAFVPQACKRLTLVAHHLHGGAGYVVEHPLHYYSERAVTLCVRYALERNALEAVAQQWLDA